One part of the Rutidosis leptorrhynchoides isolate AG116_Rl617_1_P2 chromosome 1, CSIRO_AGI_Rlap_v1, whole genome shotgun sequence genome encodes these proteins:
- the LOC139883366 gene encoding antimicrobial ginkbilobin-2-like protein: MSSSNYTFNFIVVVFFLHFVHTVIADDPMYLICSTNSDNFTSYSPYEQNLNKLLGELNFKTSQNGFGNGSVGQYHAQTFGLSLCRGDVSSQDCMTCIANASSEIRKRCPTNKAAAIWYDQCLLKYSDNNFFGQIDNQGMLYALNVNNASDPTSFNSGTKRLLNGLSNIAYTDPKMFAAGVIDLEGSQKLYGLVQCTRDLSSGDCKTCLDSTISQLPRCCDGKQGGRVVGGSCNIRYEIYPFLSI, encoded by the coding sequence ATGTCATCCTCAAATTATACTTTCAATTTCATTGTCGTCGTTTTCTTCCTTCACTTTGTCCATACGGTTATCGCTGATGACCCCATGTACCTCATTTGTTCCACTAATTCTGATAATTTTACCTCTTATAGTCCTTACGAACAAAACTTGAACAAACTCTTAGGTGAACTTAATTTCAAAACCTCTCAAAATGGCTTTGGAAATGGCTCCGTGGGCCAGTACCATGCTCAAACATTCGGTCTTTCACTATGTCGTGGTGATGTGTCATCACAAGACTGCATGACTTGTATCGCTAATGCAAGTTCTGAAATACGCAAGCGTTGTCCAACCAACAAGGCTGCGGCCATATGGTACGACCAGTGTCTATTGAAATATTCCGATAATAACTTCTTTGGCCAAATAGACAATCAGGGTATGTTATACGCGTTAAACGTTAACAATGCAAGTGATCCTACGTCGTTTAACTCAGGAACCAAGAGATTGTTAAATGGTTTGTCGAACATTGCTTACACCGACCCAAAAATGTTTGCGGCTGGGGTTATAGACCTTGAAGGTTCACAAAAACTTTACGGGTTGGTTCAGTGCACCAGGGATCTATCAAGTGGTGATTGCAAAACATGTTTGGATTCTACAATTAGTCAACTTCCAAGGTGTTGTGATGGGAAACAAGGTGGAAGAGTTGTCGGTGGGAGTTGTAATATTAGATATGAGATCTATCcatttttaagtatttaa